Proteins co-encoded in one Arachis hypogaea cultivar Tifrunner chromosome 13, arahy.Tifrunner.gnm2.J5K5, whole genome shotgun sequence genomic window:
- the LOC140177597 gene encoding uncharacterized protein, translating to MADVPPPSLSELMRMVAELQQANQRMADENQIMAAQIAELNHARIEHNDAHRQQAEDEEHQSQPTHVSETARGEEQQPEDEKEESDDPVGPFIEAVMNFELPKRFTLPLTLMPYDGLGDPRKFLKKFRSIMIVNGASDTVLCRCFSNYLDGPALDWLCALTAGSISRFHQLAKLFEEHFAGSAIYLHDSDYLNTIKQGPNESLKDYMTRFTKVAINIPDLHPEVHLHAIKSGLRPGKFQETIAVAKLKTLAEFWEKAKGQIDIEELRQARKSNKSHFREEDKSSTTKKSFKLTPRFDSYTQFNTKREDIIKEILNSKLIKPPRKVGTYQDAKNVDKSKYCAFHQKHGHNTDDCVVAKDLLERLARQGYLDKYISGHIQKRGPSSTTNDLSEQNREKEKTSSSQYERPRGIINCISGGYASGGYSNSARKRSFRAICSVNGPQQGEAITNPQPEVTFTNGDFNSSIQNLDDPVVVTLQLGDLLVKKVLLDPGSSADVLFYSTFQKMKLSDNMLQSTGGDLVGFSGERVPILGSVWLQTTLGEHPLSKTNDIQYLVVDCFSPYNLILGRPFLNKFGAIVSTVHLCVKFPLQGDQVITIHGDHKEARQCYNISMKFQNHSTQQVNNVDLKQKGDTLADLDPRADFLERPKPSDELQKVYFNNDPNKFTYVGTSVSIAELQAITTFLQEHANLFAWTPSDMPGIDPQIISHKLAINSAVRPVQQKKRKLGEEKKRASLEETQKLINADFIKEIRFTTWLANVVMVRKQNGKWRMCIDFIDLNKACPKDSYLLPSIDSLVDNASGYTTLSFMDAYSGYNQILMHPSDQNKTAFITDFGNYCFKVMPFGLKNAGATYQRLMDKVFAKQIGRNIEVYVDDMVAKTQIGHNHISDLTEIFGQIRQYNMCLNPEKCAFAVQGDKFLGFLLTCRGIEANPDKCRAVLDMASPKTVKEVQRLTGRLAALSRFVPCLASTSIPFFQTIKKKNIFEWNDDFKLSEFDIRYQSRGPIKSQFLADFIAELTIPSEEDHAKQWTLYVDGSSNNGGCGAGIRLEADDGFILEHSIHLAFKASNNQSEYEALIAGLRLCLDLQISAINVYYDSLLVVQQGKDWRDDFIHYLQTGAIPEGVENNKKFRRQASYFTILNGKLYRRGYTRPLLKCLNRSEADIALAEAHEGICGTHTGAQSLTSKILRAGFFWSTLKQDSQQKIRSCNNCQRHAPLIHIPAEQLHHSDISWPFNQWGLDILGPFPTEPGQVKFLIVGIDYFSKWVEAQPLVKITSQQMISFVWKNIICRFGIPQHITTDNGRQFADQKFQTFLQNLKIKQNFASVEILKRTD from the exons ATGGCTGACGTACCGCCTCCCTCACTGTCCGAACTTATGCGAATGGTAGCCGAACTACAACAAGCCAATCAGCGAATGGCCGACGAAAACCAAATAATGGCTGCCCAAATTGCTGAACTAAATCATGCTCGGATCGAGCACAACGATGCTCATCGCCAGCAGGCAGAAGATGAAGAGCATCAGTCCCAACCAACTCATGTTTCGGAGACCGCTCGAGGCGAAGAACAGCAGCccgaagatgaaaaagaagagtcCGACGACCCTGTAGGTCCCTTCATAGAAGCAGTGATGAACTTCGAACTGCCGAAGAGGTTCACTCTGCCGTTGACCCTCATGCCTTATGATGGACTCGGAGACCCGAGAAAGTTTCTAAAGAAGTTCCGATCAATAATGATCGTCAATGGTGCATCAGATACAGTTTTATGTCGTTGTTTTTCGAATTATCTAGACGgccctgcacttgattggttgtgTGCTTTGACTGCAGGTTCTATTTCGCGGTTTCACCAGTTGGCGAAGTTATTTGAAGAGCATTTCGCCGGATCCGCAATTTACTTGCACGATTCTGATTACTTGAACACTATCAAGCAAGGACCAAATGAAAGCTTAAAGGACTACATGACCCGATTTACCAAGGTCGCGATCAACATACCAGACCTCCACCCCGAGGTCCATCTACACGCAATTAAAAGCGGCCTCCGACCCGGAAAGTTCCAGGAGACAATCGCAGTAGCCAAGCTGAAGACTCTAGCAGAATTTTGGGAGAAGGCAAAAGGACAAATTGACATTGAAGAGCTCAGACAAGCTCGGAAGTCTAACAAGTCACACTTCCGCGAAGAAGATAAGAGCTCAACCACTAAGAAAAGTTTTAAACTAACACCTCGATTTGATTCTTATACGCAGTTTAACACTAAGAGAGAAGAcataatcaaagagatcttgaacTCAAAACTAATcaagccaccaagaaaggtaggTACATACCAAGATGCAAAGAACGTGGACAAATCGAAATACTGCGCTTTCCACCAGAAACACGGCCACAATACTGACGATTGCGTGGTTGCCAAAGACCTTTTAGAACGACTAGCTCGACAAGGATACCTCGACAAATACATTAGTGGTCACATCCAAAAGCGCGGCCCAAGCTCCACAACAAACGACCTCTCTGAACAAAACCGAGAAAAAGAGAAGACATCTTCAAGCCAATATGAAAGACCACGAGGTATAATCAACTGTATTTCAGGAGGATACGCCAGTGGAGGATATTCAAATTCGGCAAGGAAAAGATCGTTCAGAGCCATATGTTCGGTAAACGGACCACAACAAGGTGAAGCAATCACTAATCCACAACCAGAAGTCACTTTCACAAACGGCGACTTCAACTCCAGTATACAAAATTTGGACGACCCTGTGGTGGTCACCCTTCAGCTAGGGGATCTATTGGTGAAAAAAGTGCTCTTAGATCCCGGGAGCAGCGCCGATGTTCTATTTTACTCCACATTTCAAAAGATGAAACTCAGCGACAACATGCTACAGTCAACAGGAGGAGATCTGGTCGGCTTCTCAGGAGAACGAGTTCCAATACTCGGatcagtgtggttacaaaccacactgggtGAGCATCCTCTTTCAAAAACTAATGATATTCAATATTTAGTAGTTGATTGTTTCAGTCCATATAACCTAATTCTTGGCCGACCTTTTTTAAATAAGTTCGGCGCCATTGTGTCTACCGTTCATCTCTGTGTAAAGTTTCCACTGCAGGGTGATCAGGTTATAACAATCCATGGAGATCATAAAGAGGCACGACAGTGTTACAACATCAGCATGAAGTTCCAAAATCACtcaactcaacaagtcaacaatgTCGACCTCAAACAAAAGGGGGACACACTGGCCGACCTGGACCCAAGAGCTGATTTTCTCGAGCGCCCAAAACCATCCGACGAGTTACAAAAAGTATATTTCAATAATGACCCTAACAAATTTACATATGTAGGTACATCAGTCAGCATAGCCGAGTTACAGGCCATAACGACCTTCCTGCAAGAACACGCCAATCTTTTTGCTTGGACACCTTCAGACATGCCCGGCATCGACCCACAAATTATCAGTCATAAACTAGCAATAAACTCGGCAGTCCGACCAGTGCAGCAGAAGAAACGAAAACTCGGCGAAGAAAAAAAGAGAGCGTCACTAGAAGAAACACAAAAGCTCATCAACGCCGACTTTATCAAAGAGATCAGATTCACTACCTGGTTAGCcaatgtggtaatggtaagaaaacAAAATGGTAAGTGGCGCATGTGCATCGACTTCATCgatttaaacaaagcatgcccaaaggATTCCTACCTCCTACCCTCCATAGACTCTTTAGTAGATAATGCATCAGGCTACActactttaagttttatggatgcgTATTCAGGGTATAATCAAATACTCATGCACCCCTCCGATCAAAATAAAACAGCTTTTATCACTGACTTCGGTAACTATTGTTTTAAagttatgccatttggattaaagaaCGCAGGTGCAACTTACCAACGCCTTATGGATAAAGTGTTCGccaaacagatcggcagaaatATCGAAGTTTATGTCGATGATATGGTCGCCAAAACACAAATCGGACATAATCACATCAGCGACCTTACAGAAATCTTCGGCCAGATCCGCCAGTACAACATGTGCCTCAACCCCGAGAAATGTGCATTCGCCGTTCAAGGGGATAAGTTTCTGGGGTTTCTGCTAACATGCAGGGGAATAgaggcaaatccagacaaatgccgaGCAGTGCTGGACATGGCAAGCCCTAAAACAGTCAAAGAAGTTCAGCGCCTCACAGGACGACTTGCCGCACTTTCCAGATTTGTTCCTTGCCTAGCCTCAACTTCTATTCCTTTTTtccaaacaattaaaaagaaaaacatatttGAATGGAACGACGATT TCAAACTATCTGAGTTCGATATCAGGTACCAATCCAGAGGGCCGATCAAATCTCAATTTCTGGCAGATTTCATCGCCGAGCTTACCATACCATCAGAGGAAGATCATGCAAAACAATGGACCTTATATGTAGACGGCTCTTCAAATAATGGGGGCTGTGGAGCAGGAATACGTCTGGAGGCCGATGATGGATTCATACTAGAACATTCAATACACCTAGCCTTCAAAGCCAGCAACAACCAATCCGAATATGAAGCACTAATCGCCGGATTGCGACTTTGTCTAGACCTCCAAATCTCGGCAATCAATGTATATTATGATTCATTATTAGTGGTACAGCAG GGAAAAGATTGGAGGGACGACTTTATACACTATCTACAAACAGGTGCTATACCAGAAGGGGTCGAAAACAATAAAAAGTTTCGACGACAAGCATCCTACTTCACAATACTCAATGGAAAACTGTATCGACGAGGTTATACTCGGCCTCTACTCAAATGTCTCAACAGGTCAGAAGCTGACATAGCTTTAGCAGAGGCACATGAAGGAATCTGTGGAACACATACAGGAGCTCAAAGCCTAACATCCAAGATCCtccgagctggattcttctgGTCAACTTTGAAACAAGACAGCCAACAAAAAATCAGGTCATGCAACAATTGCCAAAGACATGCACCACTGATACACATACCTGCCGAGCAATTACATCATTCCGACATTAGTTGGCCATTTAACCAATGGGGTTTAGATATACTCGGGCCGTTCCCTACGGAACCGGGCCAGGTAAAATTTCTTATTGTCGGCATTGATTATttctccaaatgggtggaagcccaaCCTTTAGTAAAAATAACATCACAGCAAATGATTTCATTCGTTTGGAAGAACATTATTTGCCGTTTCGGCATACCTCAACATATCACAACTGACAACGGTCGCCAGTTCGCCGACCAGAAATTTCAAACTTTTTTGCAGAATCTCAAAATAAAGCAAAACTTCGCCTCTGTTGAAATCCTCAAACGAACGGACTAG